One stretch of Astatotilapia calliptera chromosome 3, fAstCal1.2, whole genome shotgun sequence DNA includes these proteins:
- the LOC113019523 gene encoding hepatitis A virus cellular receptor 2 homolog — translation MPTVTSVLHYWIWMSACLLVPVSTFSLSATVESGINVNLSCFASVYDNNNITAVQWSRSDLEPEYVLLYQDEQFVTDNQHPSFVNRVDLQDRQMEDGDVSLILKNVTTADNGTYECRVLLTGTNREKRAFFKGNPICSVNLRVDPPGQPDIHKKDGGFKIRVVIHPASLTVFILLVVGAIVGCVSYRKYRQRQSQSS, via the exons ATGCCCACTGTAACATCTGTGTTACACTACTGGATTTGGATGTCTGCCTGCCTTCTCGTGCCTGTGTCTACAT tctCATTAAGCGCAACAGTTGAATCTGGAATCAATGTCAATCTGTCATGTTTTGCTTCTGTctatgacaacaacaacatcaccgCTGTACAGTGGAGCagaagtgacttggagccaGAATATGTCCTTTTGTATCAGGATGAGCAGTTTGTTACAGACAACCAGCATCCATCCTTTgtgaaccgggtggatctgcaggacagacagatggaggatggagacgtgtctttgattctgaagaatGTGACGACTGCTGATAATGGAACATATGAGTGTCGTGTCCTGTTGACGGGAACAAACCGTGAAAAGAGAGCCTTTTTCAAGGGTAACCCCATCTGCAGTGTAAACCTGAgagttgatcctccag gtcagccgGACATTCACAAAAAGGATGGAGGGTTCAAAATTAGAGTTGTTATCCATCCAGCTAGtttgacagtttttattttgcttgttgTTGGTGCAATTGTTGGCTGTGTGAGCTACAGAAAATATAGACAACGGCAGAGTCAAAGTTCTTAG